Proteins found in one Nitrospirota bacterium genomic segment:
- a CDS encoding TIGR04442 family protein → MIEDIRLHGQVNPEIEYFATIAGRSVGHQFFYEPSPDGKPGTIRFFAAGNEFLIGHDGIRYKGNGGSFCRYMFGVNLPLKDLVKKEVVNRLVLNGAILDPTGQSIRFTDQTEGRETFEEVFRSGNAVCNYYFFVHLPEQQPLHKQQEFLLRRIGRVVKHSALVSIQDDVQMVHQLYEALKEPRAILYLFKLTHRGHTTYYHSFQHVYAAHTQNDEPVSRRLEEIAQQHTIDLYQQTRMQIDVVYQHPDNKRLIDEYKDLLAEMLIDPSSTQAILAKLNRLRTLSVRHAIPLEVFHTLDGIFLKDKAAERFEEPEHLAAARSLLDSMFLQRQSSDGSVLKEELATLLRAKRQAIERRDFAFDALLLDVGKSCDEYASQTGDSGILERFSLIVTCFDRFDATYTYLNQMVFMDDDQTTDSVLKTIHANKKIFDDLAPKLFKELFIDSIVKDRYLTDFGRRKIFIVFQGLKEIDEGRLTLQEVANQVRQVNLDAQGYRQVHKHLKRFLKQFIKEPQAEAMTHLRDQLSQELLNKGVITAPIPEATFRKVIRDLHREAVYFYEVLPTLVASPEGSDGRRDAFFASSGVDRYDLEELEREYFHQHRLDESLLQALQR, encoded by the coding sequence ATGATCGAAGACATCCGCCTTCACGGACAGGTCAACCCGGAGATTGAGTATTTCGCCACGATCGCCGGCCGCTCGGTCGGGCACCAGTTTTTCTACGAGCCGTCGCCCGACGGGAAACCCGGGACGATCCGATTCTTCGCGGCAGGCAACGAATTTCTCATCGGACACGACGGCATCCGGTACAAAGGCAACGGCGGAAGCTTCTGCCGGTACATGTTCGGGGTCAACCTCCCGCTCAAGGACCTGGTCAAGAAAGAAGTCGTCAATCGCCTGGTGCTCAACGGCGCCATTCTCGATCCTACCGGCCAGTCGATCCGATTCACGGACCAAACCGAGGGCCGCGAGACCTTCGAGGAAGTGTTCCGCAGCGGCAACGCGGTGTGCAATTATTATTTCTTCGTCCATCTCCCCGAGCAGCAGCCGCTTCACAAACAGCAGGAATTCCTGTTGCGGCGGATCGGCCGCGTCGTCAAACACTCGGCGCTGGTGTCGATCCAGGACGACGTGCAGATGGTCCACCAACTCTACGAGGCGCTCAAGGAGCCTCGGGCGATTCTGTACCTCTTCAAGCTGACGCACCGCGGGCACACGACCTATTACCACTCGTTCCAACACGTCTACGCCGCCCACACGCAGAACGACGAACCGGTCTCACGGCGGCTGGAAGAGATCGCGCAGCAACACACCATCGATCTCTACCAGCAGACCCGCATGCAGATCGACGTGGTCTATCAACACCCGGACAACAAGCGGTTGATCGATGAATATAAAGACCTGTTGGCCGAGATGCTCATCGATCCCAGCTCCACCCAGGCGATTCTCGCCAAGCTCAACCGTTTGCGCACGCTCTCGGTGCGCCACGCGATTCCGCTGGAAGTGTTTCACACTTTGGACGGTATCTTCCTCAAGGACAAAGCGGCCGAGCGCTTCGAAGAACCGGAGCACCTCGCGGCCGCGCGGAGCCTCCTCGACAGCATGTTCCTGCAACGCCAGTCCAGCGACGGCTCGGTGCTCAAGGAGGAACTGGCCACGCTGCTGCGCGCCAAGCGACAGGCCATCGAGCGGCGCGACTTCGCGTTCGACGCCCTGTTGCTGGACGTGGGCAAGAGCTGCGACGAATACGCCTCGCAAACCGGGGATTCCGGGATCCTGGAGCGCTTCAGCCTCATCGTCACGTGCTTCGACCGGTTCGACGCGACCTACACCTACTTGAATCAAATGGTCTTTATGGACGATGATCAGACCACTGATTCCGTGCTGAAGACCATTCACGCCAACAAAAAGATCTTCGACGATCTGGCGCCGAAGCTTTTCAAGGAACTGTTCATCGACTCGATCGTCAAGGATCGGTACCTCACGGATTTCGGTCGCCGGAAAATCTTCATCGTGTTCCAGGGGTTAAAGGAAATCGACGAGGGGCGGCTGACCCTGCAGGAGGTGGCCAATCAGGTTCGTCAGGTCAATCTGGACGCCCAAGGCTACCGCCAGGTTCACAAACACCTCAAGCGGTTCCTCAAACAATTCATCAAGGAACCCCAGGCCGAAGCGATGACGCATTTGCGGGATCAGCTCTCGCAGGAGTTGCTGAACAAGGGCGTCATCACGGCGCCTATCCCCGAAGCCACGTTCCGCAAAGTGATCCGCGATCTGCACCGGGAGGCGGTCTACTTTTACGAAGTCCTGCCCACGCTCGTGGCTTCGCCCGAGGGATCGGACGGGCGACGAGACGCGTTTTTCGCGTCGAGCGGCGTGGATCGATACGATCTCGAAGAATTGGAGCGCGAATATTTCCACCAACACCGACTCGACGAATCGCTGCTGCAGGCGTTGCAGCGCTGA
- a CDS encoding metal ABC transporter ATP-binding protein: MFDDRASLTVDRSGPPMVELRGIQCAYDDKVVFEGVDLAIPRGMYTGIVGPSGSGKTTLLKVILGIVNVTSGDVRVSGVRINGSTSRGVGYVPQIETVNWNFPVTVEQVVLMGRQREMGWLPWPSREDRRVALDLLEHLGIRQYAQRQIRALSGGEQQRVFLARALISRPQVLILDEPTSGVDLKTQHHILHLLSQLNREGITIILTTHDLNSVARHLPWVICFNRSLVAQGDPQEVFTSEILSRTYNSEMVVVRQNGLLLIADSPNAGAHYAPRKVGGEDGDRDPV, encoded by the coding sequence GTGTTTGACGACCGAGCCTCCCTGACGGTGGACCGCTCGGGCCCGCCGATGGTCGAACTCCGCGGCATCCAGTGCGCCTACGACGACAAGGTCGTGTTCGAGGGAGTCGATCTGGCGATTCCCCGCGGCATGTACACGGGTATCGTCGGCCCCAGCGGGTCGGGGAAGACCACCTTGCTGAAGGTGATCCTGGGCATCGTCAACGTCACCTCCGGCGACGTGCGGGTCTCGGGCGTTCGGATCAACGGCTCCACCAGCCGCGGCGTCGGGTACGTTCCCCAGATCGAGACCGTCAACTGGAACTTCCCGGTGACGGTCGAGCAGGTCGTGCTCATGGGGAGGCAACGCGAAATGGGTTGGCTCCCGTGGCCGAGCCGTGAGGACCGCCGGGTGGCGCTCGACCTGCTGGAGCATTTGGGAATCCGGCAATACGCGCAGCGCCAGATCCGCGCGCTGTCCGGCGGGGAGCAGCAGCGGGTGTTCCTGGCCCGGGCGCTGATCAGCCGACCGCAGGTGTTGATCTTAGATGAGCCCACCTCGGGCGTTGATCTCAAGACCCAACACCACATCCTTCACCTGCTGTCGCAACTGAACCGCGAGGGAATTACCATCATTCTCACCACGCACGATCTCAACAGCGTGGCGCGCCACCTGCCGTGGGTCATTTGTTTCAATCGTTCGCTCGTGGCGCAGGGCGATCCGCAAGAGGTATTCACGTCCGAGATCCTGAGCCGGACGTACAACTCGGAGATGGTGGTGGTCAGGCAGAACGGGCTTCTACTCATCGCCGACAGCCCCAACGCGGGCGCGCACTACGCGCCGCGCAAGGTCGGCGGGGAGGACGGCGATCGAGACCCTGTTTGA
- a CDS encoding metal ABC transporter permease encodes MQYEFFRNGLLAAAMTGAICGLIGVYIVLRNMSYIGHGLSHSVFGGAVVSYVMNWNFYLGAGLWGFLSALLINSVAKRKKIGADAVIGIVTTASFAVGVVLISRVRKFTRNFEAALFGNILGVTVEDLIVIAGVSLLSALVIFVLYKQLLFTTFDPEVARVYGVPVEWVDTAFALVLAATIVVSMQVLGVMLIVAAIVIPAATARLLTHSFHRLVFYSVGIGVLCGVGGMYLSFTSNASSGATIVLFAAVVFALALGYDSFRRTTVRPLPASPVAAVRHQHSHQHGDILHQHEHETKLDLEHSHHPGAEDAQIVARPPAADVPLRGPNGTNRLHLVIDGMTCAYCVRAVERAIGRVDGVTAVQVDLPSRSVDVTVDGPAGATERVREAIRLAGYQPRG; translated from the coding sequence CTGCAGTACGAATTCTTCCGCAACGGGCTGTTGGCCGCGGCGATGACGGGCGCGATCTGCGGGTTGATCGGCGTCTACATCGTGCTCCGGAACATGAGCTACATCGGACACGGGCTGTCGCACTCCGTGTTCGGAGGCGCGGTGGTCAGTTACGTGATGAACTGGAACTTTTACCTCGGCGCCGGGCTGTGGGGATTTCTATCCGCGCTCCTCATCAACTCGGTGGCCAAACGCAAAAAGATCGGAGCCGATGCCGTGATCGGGATCGTCACCACCGCCAGTTTCGCGGTGGGGGTGGTGTTGATCAGCCGGGTGCGAAAGTTCACCCGCAACTTCGAGGCCGCGTTGTTCGGCAACATCCTCGGCGTCACCGTCGAGGACCTGATCGTAATCGCGGGCGTCTCCCTTCTGTCGGCGTTGGTGATTTTTGTGCTCTACAAACAGCTCCTGTTCACGACGTTCGACCCCGAGGTCGCGCGGGTGTACGGCGTCCCGGTGGAGTGGGTGGACACCGCGTTCGCCCTGGTGCTGGCCGCGACGATCGTGGTGTCGATGCAGGTGCTGGGCGTCATGTTGATCGTGGCGGCGATCGTGATTCCCGCGGCGACCGCGCGGCTCCTGACCCATAGTTTCCATCGGCTGGTGTTTTATTCGGTGGGGATCGGGGTCCTGTGCGGGGTGGGCGGCATGTACCTGAGCTTTACCTCCAACGCCTCTTCGGGAGCCACGATCGTGCTCTTCGCCGCAGTGGTGTTCGCGCTGGCACTCGGGTATGACTCGTTTCGCCGAACCACGGTGCGTCCCCTGCCGGCCTCACCGGTGGCGGCGGTCCGCCACCAGCATTCGCACCAGCACGGAGACATCCTCCACCAACACGAGCACGAGACAAAACTTGATCTGGAGCACAGCCACCACCCGGGCGCCGAAGACGCGCAAATCGTGGCCCGGCCGCCGGCTGCGGACGTTCCGCTTAGGGGGCCGAACGGCACCAACCGGCTGCACCTGGTCATCGACGGCATGACGTGCGCGTATTGCGTCCGGGCCGTGGAACGGGCCATCGGCCGCGTTGACGGCGTCACGGCCGTGCAGGTGGATCTCCCGTCGCGGTCGGTGGATGTCACGGTGGACGGCCCTGCCGGGGCTACGGAGCGGGTGCGCGAAGCCATTCGCCTGGCCGGCTACCAGCCTCGCGGCTAG
- a CDS encoding polysaccharide biosynthesis/export family protein, which translates to MKRRFLWANCVVALWLGACASSPAPAPAPKESRVPLPSSEYRIGPEDVLEIVVWKNADLSKTVSVRPDGMITLPLIGELRAGGLTADEVRTEIKSRLERYKETPEVSVTVADIRSYNLFILGEVRTPGRYQVKTSTTLLQALALAGGFTEFADTDGIVVVRRDTREAVSKEQRIRVRYRDLVQRGDVALSPGDTVIVP; encoded by the coding sequence GTGAAGCGTCGGTTCCTCTGGGCCAACTGTGTGGTCGCGCTCTGGCTGGGTGCCTGCGCGTCCAGTCCTGCGCCGGCGCCCGCGCCGAAGGAATCGCGGGTACCGCTTCCGAGCTCGGAGTATCGGATCGGTCCGGAGGACGTGCTGGAAATCGTGGTGTGGAAGAACGCTGATTTGTCCAAGACCGTGTCGGTGCGCCCCGACGGGATGATCACGCTTCCGTTGATCGGGGAGCTGCGCGCGGGGGGCCTGACCGCGGATGAGGTGCGGACCGAGATCAAGAGCCGCCTGGAACGGTACAAAGAGACCCCAGAGGTATCCGTGACCGTCGCGGATATCCGAAGCTACAACCTGTTCATTCTTGGCGAGGTCCGGACCCCGGGCCGTTATCAAGTCAAGACCTCCACCACCCTGCTACAAGCGCTGGCATTAGCCGGCGGGTTTACGGAGTTCGCCGATACCGACGGCATCGTGGTCGTGCGGCGGGATACACGGGAAGCGGTCTCGAAAGAGCAGCGGATCAGGGTCCGATATCGGGATTTGGTCCAGCGGGGGGACGTGGCGTTGTCTCCCGGCGATACCGTCATCGTTCCGTAG